Part of the Deinococcus sp. QL22 genome is shown below.
GGAGGTTCAAACATGAATAAACGTACTGCTCTGCTCATGATGGCCGCGCTCTCCCTGACGCCTGTGATCGCTCAGGTGGTTCCTGCTCCCACGACCGTGACCTTGCCTCATCAGATACCGAACCAGATTCGGGACGCCTGGGGCACGTTTCTCGCCGCAGGTGGGTCTGCCAGCCTGCTTGACGCACTGGGCGCCGTAATTGGCACCGTAAATCCTGACGGCACACTGACGCTGAGTGCTGGCAAGACCCTAAGTGACGTTAAGGCCGTTCGCCTGCAGCCGAAGACAGGCGAGGCGACCACAGTCAACGTAGCTCGTGACTTGAGTCGTCCCGGCGCCATTAAGATCGAATGGATGGGCCCGAACGGTCAGGTTCAGTCTTTGCCCTTACCTGCGGTAGTCAACCGTGCGACCCGCACTGCGGCTGTTACACCTCCGACCGCCCCACCTCATCACGAGGATAAGGGCGAGAAAAGCGAAAAGACCGACAAGTCGGACAGCAACCCGGGCAAGGGAAAAGGCAAGTCCTGAACGACTCTTTACTGAACAGCTGACCAAGATTATTGGTCAGCTGAGTACAGACCCTGCGCATGGGAAGAGGCGGATCACTCTTGTGCGTGCGATGGGTGTGAAGTAAGAAATGAGCACGTACCGCTACCCCACCTTCTTCAAGGGTGGGGCGTTCCCCTGTCGCCCCGCTCAGTGAGCGGGGCGCATCCCATGCGACCATTAAGACAAGGTAAAGAATGACCGCCAGAAACAGTGTGTTGAGTGGGCTTTATATCCCCAGGGACACGTTGTTCCTCGCAGCTTGGATCGGTTGACCTCAGCGATGAACCCTGCCTCTAATTCCTCGGCTAAGCTCAGTCAGCGGAGGATCAAGTGTTCACGAGTGCCTTAGACCGACCTGGGGCAGTTCAAGCGTACCCGGAAGCTGGGCATGGACGTGCTGTACGTTGCCTTCACGCCCGTGTTCCGCAGCACGGCCGGGTCGATCTCGACGAGCAGCTTGTCGGCTGGGGTCAGGCGGGTGGACTGGGCCGAATCGGCGTAATACTCCAGCGTAAACGTGTTCCCCGCCCCCTGTGCCAGCTTGCGGTACAGCAGCTGCTGACCATTCTCGCTGTCCAGCGTGCTGCCGTCTTGGAGCACGAGCTGGAGGGACTTGACTCCAGTATTCAGGGCGTCTGCCGTAGCCGTGCTGCCGTTCTTCCACTCCACACTGACGGCGTAACCGCGCTGCTGCCCATTGTACCGGCTGATGGGTTTCACCGAACGGACTGTCATGCGCCAGACGCCGTTGAAGAGCGTGTCGCCCAGACACCCCTCCAGCGAGGCGCGCTGATTGGCCCCGCCGGGCGACGTGGTGGGAGCCGCTCCCGTGCCCAGCGTGAGCGTGCTGCCTTTCAGGCTGCTTGGAATTCCCAGCAAGTTGATTGCCGAGAGTGGCACGTACGTCTGACCTTTCACGACGATGGCCTGTGCTGGAGCCACCTGACCATTCACGATCAATGAATAATTCTGGGCGGCGGCGACCGGAAAAAGTACGAGGGTGAGGAGGGCCGGGGCGGTCGGGAACAGGGCAAGTTTCATAGGAAGACTCCTTCAATGGGGCGGAACAGACTCACATCAATCCTGCCCCCGTGGATCAGCGTCCGGTCTGGATGTTCAGGGTGGCCTTGACGGGAACCAGTGCGCTGCCCGCGTCCGCTTCGCCTTCCAGTGCCCGCGCGACGCGCAGCACGTACCGCTGTTCGGAGAGGGCCTGTGCCAGTTCGATGCGTTCGCCCGCACCGCCTTGGAAGTTCTCGCCCTCCGCGATCAGGCTGCCCGCCTCGCTGTAGAGGGTGAGGTGCAGGCCCGCGCCCAGCAGTTCCACGCTGTTGAGGCCCAGGTCGCTGACCTTGTTGATCAGGAAGTGTTCGGTCGGCTCACGCAAGGTCAGCTCAACGGGTACGTTGGGGTGCAGGATGAGGTAAATCAGCTGCTTGACGCTTAACACTGGGTGTTGCTCGCCGGTCGAACCGAGCCACAGACTGTACTCCCCTGCCGCGCTTCCACTAACGGCCACCGTGATAAAGCCCTGCGGCACCACCAGCCGCGCCTGGTCGGCACAGTCCCCACTGGACGCGTCCAGACCGACCGGCGTGCCATCAGACGTGAAGGCCCGCAGGATCAGGGGACCGTCTGCGCCCTCAACGCGGGCGAGGCTTTTCATCGTGCCGGTGATGTTGTTGGTGTTGCCCCGGCTGTAAAAGGTATAGAAATCGACGTCCGTATTCACGTGCAGGCTAGAGCTGAGGTACCCCCCGTCGCCGATATACGACGCCTGGGCCCGGGTGTCGTTCCCGGTCTGGACGTTGGCCGCGTTGAACTCGTACTTGTCGGGCAGGATGGAGCGGCTGTTCACACTGAGTCCCAGGTCATAGGGCATGGGCTGGCCGCCTGCCAGGACGAACGAGAAGTCCCCGGCGGGCAGCCGGTACTTGACCTGACGGCCATTCACGACGCTGGCGTTCGCCAGTTCGATCGGGTCGCCGCAGCCCACCACCTTATTCAGGCCGTAGTTCGCAAAGCCGACCTTCCCCACGCCGTCGGCATGCCGGAAGTTCAGGGTGGCCTCGGTGGGGCCGGTAGTGGTGAAGCGGTAGCGGTCTACGTCGCTGCCCGCGTGGATGGTCAGGTCGTCGTGCTGCGCCGGAGTCAGGGCTGTGGCCGAGGCGGGTGCGTCGTTGGCCTCGAAGCGGTCGGGGGGCAGCCGGAAGTCGGCGGCCTTCTTCACCGCCTCGAAGGCGTTGAGGTAGCGCGTAACGCGCGGGTCAGGCGAGTCGGTCCAGGCCGTGTCCTGAAGGATGTCCCGCATCTGGCCGTAGTTCAGGGCCGGATTCATCGCTTTCATCATCGCGGCGACCCCGGCGACGTAAGGCGCTGAGGCGCTGGTGCCGTTGTGGATCACGGACTGGCCCCCGGAGCCGCCGTCGGGCATCGCCACGATGTCGGTGGGTGCCCACAGGTTGACTGGGCCGCCGTAGTTGGAGTAGGGCTTGGCGCTGTTGGTGTAGGCCTGTCCGGGACTGCCCAGCGCGCCCACACAGAACACGCCGCTGATGATGCAGGGCTCGTAACTCTCGTCCTCCACGTCGTCGCCGAGCTTATCCTTGCCGCCGTTGCCCGCCGAAGCGACCAGGAAGATGCCCGCGTCGTGCGCCCGGTCGAAGGCGTCGTAGTAGCCTGCCAGGTCCTTGCCCGCGTGGCACCACCACCCGCACGCGCCCCCGAAGCTCATGTTGATGACGTCGGCGCCCTGTCCCTTGGCCCAGTCGATGGCGTGCTTGACCGAGTAGGTGCTCAGGTCGCTGCGGAGCAGCATCGGATCGGCTACCTGTCCGCCGGTGCCTGCGGCGTGGGCGCCGTTGTTGAGGGTTCCCACCGCCACGCTGGCGCTGCCGTGGCCGTGGTAGAGACAGGGATTCCCCTCGCCGCAGTCCGCCGGATTGAGGCCCGAGGCGTTGCCCTCTCCGATGAAGTTGGCCTGAACCGGCAAAGGCGGCAAGTCGCCCTGACCATTCGCGTCCGGCAGGCTGGTGCCGTCCAGGTTCAGCCAGAAGCCTCCATCGATGATCGCCACGCGAACCCGGCGGCGAGGGGCGCTGATCCCGTGCGCGGCCACGAACTGCCAAGCCTGCACGACCTGCGGCTTGCTGACCGCGTTGCTGAATTCAGGACGGGAGAAGGCGTCGGCAGTGCCCGATACAGCGCCGCCCTCCTGAGTTTTCAGCAGCACGCCTTGCGGCTGATCGAGGAAGTTGGCGCTGACCTTCAGGCCGCCCACCGTCTCACGGGCGACCAGCGCCAGCAGCCGCGCGGCCTCCTCACTGGAAAACACGCTCTCACCTGGCGTACCCAGGGCATTAGCGTCAGCGGTAAAACTGTCCAAGCTGACCGCCGCAGGGTCGAGACGCAGCAGCACGGTGCGCTCGGCACCCTCGGTATAGCTGTCCAGCACTGCGGCGCCGGTGCGCGTTAGAAGGGCGTCGAGGTCGGCTTGGCTTCCCAGCAGCGCAATCAGTTCGTTGGCGACAAAGGCGCTCGTCAGGCCCGCTGCGTCGCGCACTGCCACCACCGGGCGGGGGCCGCCCCACCCCGTCACACTACCGGTGAAGGGCCTCACGGCGGAATCGATGCGGTAACTGAAGGGCCGCGCGTTCAGGCTGGCGGTCACCTTCGCTGTGGCGCTCCCCGCTGCATTCCGGGCGGTGAGGGTGTAGGTGGTCGTGGCCACCAGATTCACGTTCTGGCTGCCCAGGGTGGGCGGCGTGACGCTTCCCACGCCGCCGTCAATCTCCAGCGTGGTCGCCCCACTGACCTCCCAGGCCAGCGTGATGGAGCCGGGCGCGGTCAGGGCGGCGGGCGCGGCGGTAAAGCGGGTGATAGTGGGTTTCGCGCCTGGATCCGGCCCGGATGAGGGCGAGCCAGTGCACGCGGAGAGCAGGAGAGCCATCAGGGAAATTCGCGCCGTGTGGTTCATGCGGGGCACCATCCTGTGGAGGGAATGAGAGGGACTACCGTGAGACTCGCAAGTGTGAACAGGCTGGCGGCGAGCAAGGTCAGGGCGGTGCAGGGGAAGGTGTTGGAACTGTCAGCCTCCCGAATCTTTGGAGAGCGGCGGGGAAGGAACGCCGCCTCAACTGGGTGCTTCCCGAGCAGGGAGCGCGAAGGGGTGTCCGCAGGCCGCACAGAAGTGGGCATAGGGGGAGGAGATGAACCGCTGGCACACTGGGCAGCCTTCCAGCAGCCGTGTGCCGTCATTGACGCAGTACCGCTCGTCTGAACTGGCAGGCACTGCCCTGAGGCAGTGAGGGCACAGGCGGTAGCGCAGGCGCCCACCCACTGCGCTGTCTTCCGGGAAGCCGTCCATTGAACCGCCGTCCACGGGGAACCTCCTTGCAGTGGCCAGGGTGAGGAAAACTAAACACCCTCCATCTCAATCGATGCGGACGGATACAGGCACCAGCCGCCACAACTGACAATCGCCGTTCGCGTAGGTCGAACCGGGATTCAGGGCCAGGGTAGTCGTGCAGTGATCGGCATCAAGGTACTGGCCGTTCACCTTGAGCTGCAGGCGGCTCCAGCCGTTGCCCGCCGGGACCAGCCGCCACAACTGGCAGGCCCCGCCTGCATAAGTCGACCCCGGATTCAGACCGATCGGGGAAGAACAGTAATTGGCGTCCAGAAACTGCCCGCCCGACTTGAGCTGAAGGCGGAACCAGCCCCCGCCTGCGGGAATGAAGCGCCAAGCCTGACACGCGCCGCCCGCGTAGGTGGATCCCGGATTTAGCGTGACCCGGGTCGTGCAGTGCGCGGCGTCGAGGTAATGTCCGTTCGACTTGAGCTGAAGGCGGTAATACGCCGGTGACTGGGCGTTTGACTGGGCACTGGCCGCCAAAAAGGCGAGGGCG
Proteins encoded:
- a CDS encoding S8/S53 family peptidase; translated protein: MVPRMNHTARISLMALLLSACTGSPSSGPDPGAKPTITRFTAAPAALTAPGSITLAWEVSGATTLEIDGGVGSVTPPTLGSQNVNLVATTTYTLTARNAAGSATAKVTASLNARPFSYRIDSAVRPFTGSVTGWGGPRPVVAVRDAAGLTSAFVANELIALLGSQADLDALLTRTGAAVLDSYTEGAERTVLLRLDPAAVSLDSFTADANALGTPGESVFSSEEAARLLALVARETVGGLKVSANFLDQPQGVLLKTQEGGAVSGTADAFSRPEFSNAVSKPQVVQAWQFVAAHGISAPRRRVRVAIIDGGFWLNLDGTSLPDANGQGDLPPLPVQANFIGEGNASGLNPADCGEGNPCLYHGHGSASVAVGTLNNGAHAAGTGGQVADPMLLRSDLSTYSVKHAIDWAKGQGADVINMSFGGACGWWCHAGKDLAGYYDAFDRAHDAGIFLVASAGNGGKDKLGDDVEDESYEPCIISGVFCVGALGSPGQAYTNSAKPYSNYGGPVNLWAPTDIVAMPDGGSGGQSVIHNGTSASAPYVAGVAAMMKAMNPALNYGQMRDILQDTAWTDSPDPRVTRYLNAFEAVKKAADFRLPPDRFEANDAPASATALTPAQHDDLTIHAGSDVDRYRFTTTGPTEATLNFRHADGVGKVGFANYGLNKVVGCGDPIELANASVVNGRQVKYRLPAGDFSFVLAGGQPMPYDLGLSVNSRSILPDKYEFNAANVQTGNDTRAQASYIGDGGYLSSSLHVNTDVDFYTFYSRGNTNNITGTMKSLARVEGADGPLILRAFTSDGTPVGLDASSGDCADQARLVVPQGFITVAVSGSAAGEYSLWLGSTGEQHPVLSVKQLIYLILHPNVPVELTLREPTEHFLINKVSDLGLNSVELLGAGLHLTLYSEAGSLIAEGENFQGGAGERIELAQALSEQRYVLRVARALEGEADAGSALVPVKATLNIQTGR
- a CDS encoding zinc ribbon domain-containing protein — translated: MDGGSMDGFPEDSAVGGRLRYRLCPHCLRAVPASSDERYCVNDGTRLLEGCPVCQRFISSPYAHFCAACGHPFALPAREAPS
- a CDS encoding RICIN domain-containing protein is translated as MLRIIAPRRTVLLAALAFLAASAQSNAQSPAYYRLQLKSNGHYLDAAHCTTRVTLNPGSTYAGGACQAWRFIPAGGGWFRLQLKSGGQFLDANYCSSPIGLNPGSTYAGGACQLWRLVPAGNGWSRLQLKVNGQYLDADHCTTTLALNPGSTYANGDCQLWRLVPVSVRID